A portion of the Oncorhynchus nerka isolate Pitt River linkage group LG27, Oner_Uvic_2.0, whole genome shotgun sequence genome contains these proteins:
- the LOC135565150 gene encoding death-associated protein kinase 2-like: MVHSHYGPQPLCGQFAIVKRCWEKSTGLEFAAKFIKKRQSRSSRRGVRREEIEREVNILQQTQHANIVTFHDVYENLTDVVLVLELVSGGELFDFLAQKESLSEEEATQFIKQILEGVHYLHSRKIAHFDLKPC, translated from the exons CGGTCAGTTTGCCATCGTGAAGCGTTGCTGGGAGAAGAGCACAGGTCTGGAGTTCGCCGCTAAGTTCATCAAGAAACGTCAGAGCAGATCCAGCCGGCGGGGGGTCaggagggaggagatagagagagaggtcaacATCCTACAGCAGACACAACACGCCAACATAGTCACCTTCCACGATGTCTACGAGAACCTCACTGACGTGGTGCTCGTCCTGGAGCT ggTGTCAGGGGGAGAGCTGTTTGACTTCCTGGCCCAGAAGGAGTCTCTGAGTGAAGAAGAGGCAACTCAGTTTATCAAACAGATTCTGGAGGGGGTCCACTACCTACACTCTAGGAAGATAGCACACTTTGACCTCAag CCCTGTTAG